The Ruania alba genome window below encodes:
- a CDS encoding protein-L-isoaspartate O-methyltransferase family protein, with product MHASDERTAERAVDRAFAAAPRSAFLPPDQRDEAPEDRPIGIGEGQTCSQPSTVRAMLLLLAVAPGARVLDLGSGSAWTTALLAHLVGPTGRVDGVERRHDLAAWGRDNLQTLQLPWAQVHTARADVLGWPQGAPYDRILVSATAPRLPESLLDQLADGGRMVIPVRTTMTVVDRVGAELRQWEAGQYRFVPLIVPESR from the coding sequence ATGCACGCCTCAGACGAACGAACGGCCGAACGTGCGGTCGACCGCGCCTTCGCGGCCGCGCCCCGCAGCGCGTTCCTGCCTCCGGACCAACGCGACGAAGCGCCCGAGGACCGCCCGATCGGGATCGGCGAAGGCCAGACCTGCTCGCAGCCGTCCACGGTCCGCGCGATGCTCCTCCTGCTCGCCGTGGCACCAGGCGCGCGAGTGCTCGACCTCGGCAGCGGGTCCGCCTGGACCACTGCGCTGCTCGCGCACCTGGTCGGTCCGACCGGCCGGGTGGACGGGGTGGAGCGACGGCACGACCTGGCGGCATGGGGACGCGACAATCTTCAGACGTTGCAGTTGCCATGGGCCCAGGTGCACACCGCGCGTGCGGACGTGCTGGGGTGGCCCCAGGGCGCTCCGTACGACCGGATCCTCGTCTCGGCGACCGCACCCCGGCTGCCGGAGTCGTTGCTCGATCAGCTCGCTGACGGTGGACGGATGGTGATCCCGGTGCGCACCACGATGACCGTGGTGGACCGCGTCGGGGCAGAGCTGCGGCAGTGGGAGGCCGGCCAGTACCGGTTCGTCCCGCTGATCGTGCCCGAGTCCCGTTGA
- a CDS encoding LuxR C-terminal-related transcriptional regulator has product MSSDRWPRPTGLPRLPRTVELADNVLNTLAARWPLTVIRGPRGYGKTSALAAWLSSIEVPARTIYLPLTSASNRSQGFWEELHDGLIRSGLLPQTDTDSEKAVGDLLASPEPLTLILDNFHEAGIDNGAAEIDERLMSLLQQNKDLFVVTAGRMLRSLEAVGSHSVETAVIGPKELRLTGPMVHRLAGRLGVELSLTGAEELADELGGWPSAIRAGLFGSAGHDESGSVNRGLIDDYIATTVREARFENVRLFVLRTAIPDEFDVATARAIDSDEAASLIRLVHSAGLLSERFTADGPVYVYPPAVRRALRRLVRESYPEIERGVHLALMRRWHDRDRPALTLLHAAHAGEWQTALGIVDSEWRRMLIEDPLVLTDAARLFPTSMATESPRLTVALEHLAFVGTMSSASKYGWSGVESPRLNTEVAAHRADVREQGDDELVVLTQWGITSMMMGNLETSLYAFSQARACAMREGEDGPSVHVGTAGLALVHALMGEPDAALQWLADPALEHRLEDAEEHRSEDVVRLVAATARALAHVDRADPEAARSVAEIPASTHRDELWALGVFVRALHVSSTGTVDDLAREANQLRGALRHLRRGSLVEAVLTLMLIKVLVLAERTPEAREIVDRWEPRGFTWIARAILHGAEGAHPAAAEAAARVLQLNDQGGRYALPAAVLLATAHHGSGRHADARDAFRTAVQLCRDTGRRTPFSLMPRHIFDALASEHGSAAGLWPYETEDATPSPPPVTAAITTLTAKEVEILQALPDHAGPVGIAHALGLSTNTVKTHLRAVYRKLGVTSREEALAVSGQVPARD; this is encoded by the coding sequence GTGAGCTCGGACCGTTGGCCCCGCCCCACGGGCCTCCCTCGACTTCCGCGCACCGTCGAGCTTGCCGACAACGTGCTGAACACTCTGGCGGCTCGGTGGCCGTTGACCGTGATCCGGGGGCCGCGGGGATACGGAAAGACCAGCGCACTCGCCGCCTGGCTGTCGTCGATCGAGGTCCCGGCCAGAACGATCTACCTCCCCCTCACGTCGGCCAGCAACCGGTCCCAGGGGTTCTGGGAGGAGCTCCACGACGGCCTGATCCGCTCCGGGCTGCTGCCGCAGACCGACACTGACTCGGAGAAGGCAGTAGGTGACCTGCTGGCATCCCCGGAACCGCTGACGCTCATCCTGGACAACTTCCATGAAGCTGGCATCGACAACGGTGCCGCCGAGATCGACGAACGCCTGATGTCGCTCCTGCAGCAGAACAAGGATCTGTTCGTCGTCACTGCTGGACGGATGCTGCGTTCCCTGGAGGCTGTCGGATCTCATTCGGTCGAGACGGCAGTCATCGGCCCCAAGGAGCTGAGGCTGACGGGACCGATGGTCCATCGTCTCGCGGGCCGCCTCGGCGTCGAGCTGAGCCTAACCGGCGCCGAGGAGTTGGCCGACGAGCTCGGCGGTTGGCCGTCCGCGATCCGTGCAGGGCTGTTCGGGTCCGCCGGTCACGATGAGTCAGGATCAGTGAACCGTGGCCTGATCGACGACTACATCGCCACCACGGTGCGCGAGGCCAGGTTCGAGAACGTCCGCTTATTCGTGCTTCGAACGGCGATCCCGGACGAGTTCGACGTCGCGACGGCCCGGGCGATCGACTCAGACGAGGCGGCGAGCCTGATTCGCCTGGTGCACTCCGCCGGGCTGCTTTCCGAGCGATTCACGGCGGACGGTCCCGTCTACGTCTACCCGCCGGCGGTTCGACGTGCGCTGCGTCGTCTCGTCCGCGAGTCCTACCCCGAGATCGAACGGGGAGTCCATCTCGCCCTGATGCGGCGCTGGCACGACCGGGACCGGCCGGCCCTGACCCTCCTGCATGCGGCACATGCGGGCGAGTGGCAGACCGCCCTGGGCATCGTCGACAGCGAGTGGCGGCGAATGCTGATCGAGGATCCCCTAGTACTGACCGACGCTGCGCGCTTGTTCCCGACATCGATGGCCACCGAGAGTCCCCGGCTGACGGTCGCGCTCGAACATCTGGCCTTCGTCGGGACCATGTCGTCGGCGTCGAAGTACGGCTGGTCCGGGGTGGAGTCGCCGCGCCTGAACACCGAGGTCGCAGCCCATCGTGCCGATGTGCGTGAGCAGGGCGACGATGAGCTGGTGGTGCTGACCCAGTGGGGCATCACCAGCATGATGATGGGGAATCTCGAGACCTCGTTGTACGCCTTTAGCCAGGCGCGTGCGTGCGCCATGCGCGAGGGGGAGGACGGACCCAGCGTGCACGTGGGGACGGCAGGGCTCGCGCTCGTGCACGCCCTGATGGGCGAGCCTGATGCGGCTCTGCAGTGGCTGGCCGATCCGGCACTGGAGCATCGCCTGGAGGATGCCGAGGAGCATCGGTCCGAAGATGTGGTGCGTTTGGTCGCGGCAACAGCGCGTGCGCTCGCGCACGTCGATCGCGCTGACCCAGAGGCCGCACGTTCGGTGGCGGAGATCCCGGCAAGTACGCATCGCGATGAGCTCTGGGCACTGGGGGTCTTCGTCCGCGCGCTCCACGTGTCCTCGACCGGCACCGTGGATGACCTGGCGCGAGAGGCCAACCAACTCCGCGGAGCGCTTCGGCACCTTCGGCGCGGTTCCCTCGTGGAGGCTGTCCTGACCCTGATGCTGATCAAGGTGCTCGTCCTTGCCGAGCGGACACCTGAGGCCAGGGAGATCGTCGACCGGTGGGAGCCGCGCGGCTTCACCTGGATCGCGCGCGCGATCCTGCACGGAGCGGAAGGGGCACATCCGGCGGCAGCAGAGGCAGCAGCGCGAGTACTCCAGTTGAACGACCAGGGCGGACGCTACGCGCTTCCGGCCGCCGTCCTGCTCGCCACTGCTCACCACGGGTCCGGCCGGCACGCCGACGCCCGAGATGCCTTCCGCACCGCAGTCCAGCTCTGCCGGGACACGGGGCGTCGGACACCGTTCTCACTGATGCCGCGGCACATCTTCGACGCTCTGGCGAGCGAGCACGGCAGCGCCGCCGGGCTATGGCCGTATGAGACGGAGGACGCCACGCCCAGTCCCCCTCCGGTGACGGCGGCGATCACCACGCTCACGGCCAAGGAGGTCGAGATCCTTCAAGCCCTGCCCGATCATGCCGGTCCAGTCGGCATCGCTCACGCGCTCGGGCTCTCGACGAACACCGTCAAGACCCACCTGCGCGCGGTGTACCGGAAGCTCGGGGTGACCAGCCGGGAGGAGGCGCTGGCCGTCTCCGGGCAGGTACCCGCTCGGGACTGA
- a CDS encoding anti-sigma factor yields MSTDEVRALLGAWAVDAVDDVERRTVERALAEDPELAREAAELREAVAGLAEAERAEPPAQLRDRVLGEVAASEQSGRSVPPTAPTSGRPGHGRSSRMATLRRLAVAAVLVIAVGVPSGLAWQERQRAERLETQLQIVIDAVAAGDAQVTQADVVGGGSAALIDDGTRVVFAAAGLPEVTERDYQLWIIAATDAAPVPAGLLHLQEGATSAEMADVPAGASVAVTVEPAGGSDAPTSDPVVVLTRS; encoded by the coding sequence GCGCATGGGCGGTCGACGCCGTGGACGATGTGGAACGTCGGACGGTTGAACGAGCCCTTGCCGAGGATCCCGAGCTTGCCCGGGAGGCCGCCGAGCTGCGTGAAGCAGTGGCGGGACTGGCCGAGGCCGAGCGCGCCGAGCCGCCGGCGCAGTTGCGTGATCGTGTGCTGGGTGAGGTCGCGGCCAGTGAGCAGAGCGGCCGGTCTGTGCCCCCCACTGCTCCGACCAGTGGGAGGCCCGGACATGGCCGATCGTCCCGAATGGCGACCCTGCGGCGACTGGCCGTCGCGGCGGTCCTGGTGATCGCCGTCGGCGTTCCTTCCGGCCTGGCATGGCAGGAACGGCAGCGGGCTGAGCGGCTCGAGACTCAGTTGCAGATCGTGATCGATGCGGTCGCTGCCGGGGACGCTCAGGTGACGCAGGCGGACGTGGTAGGCGGAGGATCTGCGGCGCTGATCGACGACGGGACCCGGGTGGTGTTCGCCGCGGCCGGCCTGCCGGAGGTGACCGAGCGGGACTACCAACTGTGGATCATCGCGGCCACCGATGCTGCCCCAGTACCAGCCGGGCTGCTCCACCTGCAGGAGGGCGCGACCTCCGCGGAGATGGCCGACGTCCCTGCCGGGGCGAGCGTGGCGGTCACCGTGGAACCAGCGGGCGGGTCGGACGCACCGACGTCCGATCCCGTGGTGGTGCTGACCCGGAGCTGA
- a CDS encoding LuxR C-terminal-related transcriptional regulator, with the protein MTASDERAAAGNPRAGSSAPMRRRGVPRERVGAQRTVRPGGFLLVDGPPGSGKRTALLDWAERTGVAVGPPEGTNTSDPGVVAIRLHGDATDLERVRTVQRTWPHAVVALLSTSGWPGAFGESGLSPDAVISGSELQFTVREVVAWAHRLGLELDEAAAAAIHHSTGGLALAVARSVRAAAQAGEVTEAGLAQGCTAAVDHLLGSLPAAADTLLLTGRADPLSTAAMGALWACGPGTGTLRTLRTSGLIAERDGAGSLSLPQGYRDALRQAAEPRRDDLRAALARALQTLLQRGLLTDAITLGRVEPTLLHEALAPHWEHLTEVPVTVLLPALEHADARDPRIALAAARAWADRTHAGHTGALPKDVVDRAHALLGRAAEYEGENVRLMVRMLRATLDRATGDYEQAEREHALLAATTSGFGPVPAAVHLHAGLSALAVDHLPEAAHRFSVAQVRAREGGAPRLAHQAEDLETLMGTVLDDPTLWWRRSADRTHREGTHESITARAVALLDAVLRLDVSVTQALDPHIPAATSVQEPLALGLLHVQAEALGLSMLHRAAEALDGVLGVRAALAPRALSPFERRLLETTHAELLVLNDRAEEGLELLDQLVISDELGGRANAVLHLARARALLALGHNDDVVVELDAVVQSFSGRGGRFIVWSQVMLAVAHYARGCTAKGDHSLEAAFVAGERSVLLFPFARLGLDTLTVLLGRAEQLDLDDVVRTYVDRLTQAHGDLVALSYGANPLSTREQVLLEQLVHTGRMRELARTLHVTENTVKSQLRAVYRKLGATNRATALRMARQRRLLP; encoded by the coding sequence GTGACAGCCTCGGACGAACGAGCGGCCGCCGGGAACCCTCGCGCCGGCTCGAGCGCCCCGATGCGTCGCCGGGGGGTGCCCCGCGAGCGTGTAGGCGCCCAACGTACGGTACGTCCGGGCGGCTTCCTCCTGGTGGACGGACCCCCCGGCAGCGGTAAACGCACCGCCCTGCTCGATTGGGCCGAACGCACAGGCGTGGCTGTCGGTCCACCAGAAGGGACGAACACGTCTGATCCGGGCGTTGTGGCGATCCGGCTGCATGGCGATGCGACTGACCTCGAACGGGTCCGCACCGTCCAGCGGACGTGGCCCCACGCCGTCGTGGCTCTGCTCAGCACGAGCGGCTGGCCAGGCGCCTTCGGTGAGAGCGGCCTCAGCCCGGATGCTGTGATCTCCGGCAGTGAGCTGCAGTTCACTGTGCGCGAGGTGGTCGCTTGGGCGCACCGGCTGGGACTTGAGCTCGACGAGGCGGCAGCCGCCGCCATCCACCACAGCACCGGTGGTCTGGCCCTCGCCGTGGCCCGCTCGGTCCGGGCTGCAGCACAGGCAGGCGAGGTGACCGAGGCGGGCCTCGCCCAGGGGTGCACGGCCGCCGTCGATCATCTGCTCGGCTCGCTCCCCGCCGCGGCGGACACACTCCTGCTCACCGGCCGGGCCGACCCGTTGAGCACGGCCGCCATGGGTGCCCTCTGGGCTTGCGGTCCTGGTACGGGCACCCTGCGCACCTTGCGCACGTCGGGCCTGATCGCTGAGCGGGACGGTGCTGGCTCGCTCAGTCTCCCGCAGGGCTATCGCGACGCCCTGCGCCAGGCAGCGGAGCCGCGTCGAGACGATCTGCGTGCCGCCCTGGCACGTGCGCTGCAGACCCTCCTGCAGCGGGGCCTGCTGACCGACGCCATCACCCTGGGTCGAGTCGAACCGACACTGCTGCACGAGGCCTTGGCACCCCACTGGGAGCACCTCACGGAGGTACCGGTGACCGTCTTGCTACCCGCTCTGGAGCACGCGGACGCTCGCGACCCCCGGATTGCGCTCGCTGCGGCTCGTGCGTGGGCAGATCGCACCCATGCTGGGCACACCGGTGCCCTCCCGAAAGACGTGGTGGACCGGGCTCACGCTCTGCTCGGCCGCGCAGCCGAGTACGAGGGTGAGAACGTCCGCCTCATGGTGCGCATGCTCCGGGCAACCCTGGACCGGGCGACGGGAGACTACGAACAGGCGGAGCGCGAGCACGCCCTGCTCGCCGCCACCACGAGCGGATTCGGACCGGTACCGGCGGCGGTCCACCTGCACGCGGGCCTGAGCGCGTTGGCCGTGGACCACCTGCCGGAAGCCGCGCATCGTTTTTCGGTGGCCCAGGTGCGGGCGCGGGAGGGAGGCGCTCCCCGGTTGGCGCACCAGGCGGAGGACCTGGAGACGTTGATGGGGACCGTCCTGGACGACCCGACCTTGTGGTGGCGCAGGAGCGCTGACCGGACCCACCGCGAGGGAACCCATGAGTCGATCACCGCGCGGGCCGTAGCCCTGCTCGACGCCGTACTCCGACTCGACGTGTCTGTCACGCAGGCACTGGATCCGCACATCCCCGCAGCCACCAGCGTGCAGGAGCCGCTGGCACTCGGCCTGCTGCACGTGCAGGCGGAGGCTCTCGGCCTGAGTATGCTGCACCGGGCCGCCGAGGCGTTGGACGGGGTACTCGGGGTACGGGCGGCGCTCGCTCCCCGCGCCCTCTCACCGTTCGAACGCCGCCTGCTGGAGACCACGCATGCCGAGCTCCTCGTCCTCAACGACCGTGCCGAGGAGGGGCTCGAGTTGCTGGATCAGCTCGTCATCTCGGACGAGCTCGGTGGCCGAGCGAATGCCGTGCTGCATCTGGCTCGTGCCCGCGCACTCCTGGCGCTGGGCCACAACGACGACGTGGTCGTTGAGCTCGACGCGGTCGTCCAATCGTTCTCGGGACGTGGCGGTCGCTTCATCGTGTGGTCGCAGGTGATGCTGGCGGTGGCACACTATGCCCGCGGCTGCACGGCGAAGGGGGACCATAGCCTGGAGGCAGCGTTCGTGGCCGGCGAGCGCTCTGTGCTCCTGTTCCCGTTTGCCCGGCTCGGCCTGGACACGTTGACCGTGCTGCTCGGGCGGGCCGAGCAGCTCGACCTCGACGACGTCGTCCGCACCTACGTCGACCGGCTGACCCAGGCACACGGCGACCTCGTCGCGTTGTCGTACGGAGCCAATCCGCTCAGCACGCGGGAGCAGGTGCTGCTCGAGCAGCTCGTGCACACCGGCAGGATGCGTGAGCTGGCCCGGACGCTGCACGTCACGGAGAACACGGTGAAGTCCCAGCTCCGAGCGGTCTACCGCAAGCTCGGTGCGACGAACCGGGCCACTGCCCTCCGCATGGCACGACAGCGGCGGCTGTTGCCCTGA
- a CDS encoding helix-turn-helix domain-containing protein encodes MLDRDAAMAELDLAAPGSIVLVDAPPGGGKATLVQRWLEARGRSARWLPVAESAQHARRGPSAGSALEVLLVRTDTVDQATLRVVRAQSPTAVVIVLSTAGWPTSWRSTDLAPDRVISGTTLAFTATDLQALAASRGLDISDRVAARVIAATGGLPGAVAAALESAPGDGRWDSSALASGCDHGVALLQAEYSAELLGPLLLLALADGGCSDTARILWSAVQDGPAVLSGLRGAGLVVEADTLDMLRLPVGLRDAFRRLADREPGLRDDVIARAVSQLVERGRYDDLVCMASVPALRPAVLPQVAERWERLVDVPAPVLLEAVSARGRRAGLDPHLAIAAARAYLDITHTGHSGHVSSGDVSRAQALLDGPAVRALTDESARRTTVMLRAILDRANGHADRSATTLETLLRSAEPEGELTVSIRVHAGLSAFAASRISAARGHCTTAMLRAGDAERAQLAHTARDLAALLNQIDDDPRSWWRQNVPRTSTTAAIGDGPSRELLLLDAVLRADIARMRALEPRLRPEPVAEPRALALIQVQIEALALNALQRPEEGIEVLGALRATIGPTSPRERRMLVAAHADLLAAAGRGRHALDVLEEMAWHEVPDGIAGPPPLDLALCRARVLLTLERFDEVPTTVHRALTDIGRTGGRFVCWAHVLLSLAARAMGRDDEADRCLEMALVAGCEAEILFPFLRQGPQSLDDLISAAQHLDLDDETRRFVARLVQVREAVAGEPGGVALSERQRHVLRLLHEAPNTRTLARWLAVSESTAKAHLAQVYRKLGVSNRVAALRVGRARGLLEEPRSISAPSPTGLDESTEM; translated from the coding sequence ATGCTGGACCGTGACGCAGCGATGGCAGAGCTCGACCTTGCCGCGCCTGGATCGATCGTGCTCGTCGATGCTCCTCCCGGCGGCGGGAAAGCGACGCTGGTGCAACGCTGGCTCGAGGCTCGTGGCCGGTCCGCTCGGTGGCTGCCCGTGGCCGAGTCGGCGCAGCACGCCCGTCGCGGACCGTCCGCGGGCTCCGCACTCGAGGTGCTGCTGGTTCGCACTGACACGGTGGACCAGGCCACCCTTCGAGTCGTGCGAGCACAGTCGCCGACGGCTGTCGTGATCGTGCTGAGCACGGCAGGGTGGCCGACGAGCTGGCGCTCCACGGACCTGGCCCCGGACCGGGTGATCTCGGGTACGACACTGGCGTTCACCGCAACGGACCTCCAGGCGCTGGCGGCCTCGCGCGGGCTCGATATCTCCGATCGAGTTGCCGCTCGCGTCATCGCGGCCACCGGCGGGCTGCCCGGCGCCGTGGCTGCCGCACTGGAATCGGCCCCCGGTGATGGTCGGTGGGACTCATCCGCGCTGGCTTCCGGGTGCGACCATGGGGTGGCGCTCCTGCAGGCGGAGTACTCGGCCGAGCTGCTCGGCCCACTGCTGCTCTTGGCTCTGGCCGACGGGGGGTGCTCGGACACGGCGCGGATCCTGTGGTCGGCGGTGCAGGACGGGCCAGCGGTGCTCTCGGGCCTTCGGGGTGCCGGACTGGTCGTTGAGGCTGACACGCTGGACATGCTGCGGCTACCGGTCGGTCTGCGGGACGCGTTCCGGCGGCTGGCAGATCGTGAGCCGGGGCTGCGCGACGATGTGATCGCCAGGGCGGTGAGCCAGCTGGTCGAGCGCGGACGGTACGACGATCTTGTCTGCATGGCCAGCGTCCCAGCGCTACGCCCAGCCGTCCTCCCGCAGGTGGCAGAGCGATGGGAGCGGCTCGTCGACGTCCCCGCCCCGGTGCTCCTGGAGGCAGTCTCCGCACGCGGGAGGCGTGCTGGCTTGGACCCGCACCTGGCGATCGCGGCCGCCCGGGCCTACCTGGACATCACCCACACCGGACACTCCGGGCACGTCTCATCGGGGGACGTCAGCCGTGCCCAGGCGCTGCTCGACGGGCCCGCGGTGCGCGCCCTCACCGACGAGTCGGCCCGCCGTACCACGGTCATGCTCAGGGCGATCCTCGACCGTGCGAACGGCCACGCGGACCGCTCCGCGACCACCCTCGAGACCCTGCTCCGAAGCGCAGAACCTGAGGGCGAGCTCACGGTCAGTATCCGCGTCCATGCCGGGCTGAGCGCTTTCGCGGCCTCCCGGATCTCGGCAGCACGTGGGCACTGCACCACCGCGATGCTGCGTGCGGGCGACGCGGAGCGCGCACAGCTCGCCCACACCGCGCGGGATCTCGCGGCTTTGCTGAACCAGATCGACGACGATCCGCGCAGCTGGTGGCGGCAGAACGTTCCCCGCACGAGCACGACGGCTGCGATCGGAGATGGGCCGTCTCGCGAGCTCCTGTTGCTGGACGCCGTGCTGCGCGCTGACATCGCCAGGATGCGAGCCCTCGAACCGCGGCTCCGCCCGGAGCCCGTCGCGGAACCCCGTGCCCTCGCGCTGATCCAGGTGCAGATCGAGGCCCTCGCGCTGAACGCCCTGCAGCGACCTGAGGAGGGGATCGAGGTGCTCGGCGCACTCCGCGCGACGATCGGCCCGACCTCACCTCGGGAGCGGCGCATGCTGGTGGCAGCACACGCTGATCTCCTTGCCGCGGCCGGTCGCGGGAGGCATGCGCTCGACGTGCTGGAGGAGATGGCCTGGCACGAGGTTCCGGACGGGATCGCGGGACCTCCGCCCCTGGACCTGGCCCTGTGCCGCGCTCGGGTGTTGCTCACGTTGGAACGGTTCGACGAGGTGCCGACCACGGTGCACCGGGCATTGACCGACATCGGCCGGACCGGCGGACGATTCGTGTGCTGGGCACACGTGCTGCTCAGCCTGGCTGCCCGGGCCATGGGACGAGATGACGAAGCCGATCGTTGCCTCGAGATGGCTCTGGTGGCCGGCTGCGAGGCGGAGATCCTGTTCCCGTTCCTCCGGCAGGGACCGCAGTCACTCGACGACCTGATCAGTGCGGCCCAGCACCTGGACCTGGACGACGAGACACGTCGCTTCGTCGCGCGCTTGGTCCAGGTGCGCGAGGCAGTGGCGGGTGAACCCGGCGGAGTAGCTCTGAGTGAGCGCCAACGCCATGTGCTCCGTCTCCTTCACGAGGCACCCAACACTCGTACCCTGGCCCGCTGGTTGGCGGTGTCGGAGAGCACCGCCAAAGCGCATCTCGCGCAGGTGTACCGCAAGCTCGGCGTCTCGAACCGCGTTGCTGCATTGCGCGTGGGCCGTGCGCGTGGGCTGCTCGAGGAGCCGAGATCGATCTCGGCTCCGTCACCCACCGGGCTGGACGAGTCGACCGAGATGTGA
- a CDS encoding SprT-like domain-containing protein gives MHLDDVADLGRRLLTAHGLHEWTLTFDSARRRAGLCRYDRRTISLSRHLMPLLDEVAVRDTLLHEIAHALAGPRSGHGPRWREIAVSIGASGQRCLPADAPAPPAPWEGTCRAGHVHRRYRRPSRPLACARCARRFAPEHLITWRFHGEEVDLGPRYRTALAEIGLRAG, from the coding sequence ATGCACCTGGACGACGTCGCTGACCTCGGGCGGCGGCTGCTTACCGCACACGGCCTGCACGAGTGGACCCTGACCTTCGACTCCGCCCGTCGGCGCGCCGGGCTGTGCCGCTACGACAGGCGCACCATCAGCCTCAGCCGGCACCTGATGCCGCTGCTGGACGAGGTCGCGGTGCGGGACACCCTGCTGCATGAGATTGCGCATGCCTTGGCGGGCCCTCGGAGCGGGCACGGACCCCGGTGGCGGGAGATCGCCGTCAGTATCGGCGCCAGCGGGCAACGCTGCCTCCCCGCAGATGCGCCAGCCCCACCGGCTCCATGGGAGGGAACGTGCCGCGCCGGTCACGTGCACCGACGGTACCGACGCCCCTCCCGGCCGCTCGCCTGTGCGCGATGCGCCCGCAGGTTCGCCCCCGAGCACCTGATCACGTGGCGCTTCCACGGCGAAGAGGTCGACCTCGGTCCCCGTTACCGGACCGCCCTGGCCGAGATCGGCCTACGTGCAGGGTGA